From Saccopteryx leptura isolate mSacLep1 chromosome 3, mSacLep1_pri_phased_curated, whole genome shotgun sequence, one genomic window encodes:
- the LOC136399195 gene encoding sialic acid-binding Ig-like lectin 5 isoform X4: protein MVPLLLLPLLWGGSLQGQQDYWIRVQESVTVQKGLCVHVPCSFSYEESSTPSQSILTYWYEKGANPKTASPVATNDPNKPAKKEFQNRFLLADPGTNNCSLSIRDARTSDSGTYFFRVERGTVKYSYQKSMLSVQVTALTETPDIHILEPLEAGRPTQLTCSLPGACEGGSPLTLSWVGDALDSLNTQTLHSSVLTFTPRPQDHGSKVTCLVVAVVETLVTTRKTVQLNVSYAPRNLTIDISFRNVTVLKILQNTSSLPILEGEAVRLLCEADSNPPAELNWFRGSPALNATPISSTATLELPHVGTAEEGEFSCLARHPLGSQTLSLSLSVVWKSVYLAGVVPAGVVPAALGGAGVMALLSLCLCLLFLYIVRARRKPAAGRPQIRDGEDPVEGTANWGSKENPRPEKPPDQVSPTGDAPPSEEQQELHYASLSFHGLKPRKPEDQEAKSTHVYAEIKKTSK from the exons ATGgtgcccctgctgctgctgccgctgctgtgGGGGG GGTCCCTGCAGGGACAGCAAGACTATTGGATCCGAGTGCAGGAATCAGTGACGGTGCAAAAGGGTCTGTGCGTCCATGTGCCCTGCTCCTTCTCCTACGAAGAGAGTTCGACTCCTTCCCAAAGTATACTTACCTACTGGTATGAGAAAGGGGCCAACCCAAAAACTGCTTCTCCTGTGGCCACTAACGACCCAAATAAACCAGCGAAGAAAGAGTTCCAGAACCGATTCCTCCTCGCGGACCCCGGGACCAACAACTGTTCCCTGAGCATCAGAGACGCCAGGACCAGTGACTCAGGAACCTACTTCTTCCGAGTAGAGAGAGGAACTGTGAAATATAGTTACCAGAAAAGCATGCTGAGTGTGCAGGTGACAG ccCTGACAGAGACGCCTGACATTCACATTCTGGAGCCTCTGGAGGCCGGCCGCCCCACACAGCTGACCTGCAGTCTGCCAGGGGCCTGCGAAGGGGGAAGCCCTCTCACCCTCTCCTGGGTGGGGGATGCTCTTGACTCACTGAACACTCAGACCCTCCACTCCTCAGTGCTCACCTTCACCCCAAGGCCCCAGGACCATGGTTCCAAAGTCACTTGTCTGGTGGTAGCAGTGGTAGAAACTTTGGTGACCACGCGGAAAACCGTCCAGCTCAATGTGTCTT ATGCCCCCCGGAACCTCACCATAGACATCTCCTTCAGAAATGTCACAG TCCTGAAGATTCTGCAAAACACCtcctctctgcccatcttggaaGGGGAGGCTGTTCGGCTGCTCTGTGAGGCTGACAGCAACCCTCCTGCAGAGCTGAACTGGTTCCGGGGGTCCCCAGCTCTGAACGCCACCCCCATCTCCAGCACCGCGACCCTGGAGCTGCCCCACGTGGGGACTGCGGAAGAAGGGGAGTTCTCCTGCCTGGCTCGGCACCCGCTGGGCTCCcagactctctctctcagcctctctgtgGTCT GGAAGTCGGTGTACCTGGCCGGAGTGGTTCCAGCAGGAGTGGTTCCTGCGGCTCTTGGAGGTGCTGGTGTCATGGCCCTGCTGTCCCTGTGCTTGTGTCTCCTCTTCCTTTACAT AGTGAGAGCCCGCAGGAAGCCAGCGGCCGGGAGACCCCAGATCAGGGATGGTGAGGACCCTGTCGAGGGCACAGCCAACTGG GGTTCCAAGGAAAATCCTAGACCAGAGAAGCCCCCAGACCAAGTGTCACCCACTGGGGACGCCCCTCCATCAGAGGAGCAGCAGGAGCTACACTACGCAAGCCTCAGCTTTCACGGGCTGAAGCCACGGAAGCCTGAGGACCAGGAGGCCAAAAGTACACATGTGTATGCAGAGATCAAGAAGACAAGCAAGTGA
- the LOC136399195 gene encoding sialic acid-binding Ig-like lectin 5 isoform X6, with protein sequence MVPLLLLPLLWGGSLQGQQDYWIRVQESVTVQKGLCVHVPCSFSYEESSTPSQSILTYWYEKGANPKTASPVATNDPNKPAKKEFQNRFLLADPGTNNCSLSIRDARTSDSGTYFFRVERGTVKYSYQKSMLSVQVTALTETPDIHILEPLEAGRPTQLTCSLPGACEGGSPLTLSWVGDALDSLNTQTLHSSVLTFTPRPQDHGSKVTCLVVAVVETLVTTRKTVQLNVSYAPRNLTIDISFRNVTVLKILQNTSSLPILEGEAVRLLCEADSNPPAELNWFRGSPALNATPISSTATLELPHVGTAEEGEFSCLARHPLGSQTLSLSLSVVFSPQLLGPSCSWEDQGLHCSCFSRAQPAPSLRWRLGLGLLEGNHSNASYMVTSWSDGPWANSSLSLSRELSAGLRLSCEASNVHGAQSATVLLLPGKSVYLAGVVPAGVVPAALGGAGVMALLSLCLCLLFLYIVRARRKPAAGRPQIRDGEDPVEGTANWGSKENPRPEKPPDQVSPTGDAPPSEEQQELHYASLSFHGLKPRKPEDQEAKSTHVYAEIKKTSK encoded by the exons ATGgtgcccctgctgctgctgccgctgctgtgGGGGG GGTCCCTGCAGGGACAGCAAGACTATTGGATCCGAGTGCAGGAATCAGTGACGGTGCAAAAGGGTCTGTGCGTCCATGTGCCCTGCTCCTTCTCCTACGAAGAGAGTTCGACTCCTTCCCAAAGTATACTTACCTACTGGTATGAGAAAGGGGCCAACCCAAAAACTGCTTCTCCTGTGGCCACTAACGACCCAAATAAACCAGCGAAGAAAGAGTTCCAGAACCGATTCCTCCTCGCGGACCCCGGGACCAACAACTGTTCCCTGAGCATCAGAGACGCCAGGACCAGTGACTCAGGAACCTACTTCTTCCGAGTAGAGAGAGGAACTGTGAAATATAGTTACCAGAAAAGCATGCTGAGTGTGCAGGTGACAG ccCTGACAGAGACGCCTGACATTCACATTCTGGAGCCTCTGGAGGCCGGCCGCCCCACACAGCTGACCTGCAGTCTGCCAGGGGCCTGCGAAGGGGGAAGCCCTCTCACCCTCTCCTGGGTGGGGGATGCTCTTGACTCACTGAACACTCAGACCCTCCACTCCTCAGTGCTCACCTTCACCCCAAGGCCCCAGGACCATGGTTCCAAAGTCACTTGTCTGGTGGTAGCAGTGGTAGAAACTTTGGTGACCACGCGGAAAACCGTCCAGCTCAATGTGTCTT ATGCCCCCCGGAACCTCACCATAGACATCTCCTTCAGAAATGTCACAG TCCTGAAGATTCTGCAAAACACCtcctctctgcccatcttggaaGGGGAGGCTGTTCGGCTGCTCTGTGAGGCTGACAGCAACCCTCCTGCAGAGCTGAACTGGTTCCGGGGGTCCCCAGCTCTGAACGCCACCCCCATCTCCAGCACCGCGACCCTGGAGCTGCCCCACGTGGGGACTGCGGAAGAAGGGGAGTTCTCCTGCCTGGCTCGGCACCCGCTGGGCTCCcagactctctctctcagcctctctgtgGTCT tcTCCCCGCAGCTCCTGGGCCCCTCCTGCTCCTGGGAGGACCAGGGTCTGCACTGCAGCTGCTTCTCCCGAGCCcagcctgccccctccctgcgctggcggctggggttggggctgctggaggggaatcACAGCAATGCCTCCTACATggtcacctcctggtcagatgGGCCCTGGGCCAAcagctccctgagcctcagccgGGAGCTCAGCGCTGGCCTCAGACTCAGCTGCGAGGCCAGCAATGTCCACGGGGCCCAGAGCGCCACTGTCCTGCTGCTGCCAG GGAAGTCGGTGTACCTGGCCGGAGTGGTTCCAGCAGGAGTGGTTCCTGCGGCTCTTGGAGGTGCTGGTGTCATGGCCCTGCTGTCCCTGTGCTTGTGTCTCCTCTTCCTTTACAT AGTGAGAGCCCGCAGGAAGCCAGCGGCCGGGAGACCCCAGATCAGGGATGGTGAGGACCCTGTCGAGGGCACAGCCAACTGG GGTTCCAAGGAAAATCCTAGACCAGAGAAGCCCCCAGACCAAGTGTCACCCACTGGGGACGCCCCTCCATCAGAGGAGCAGCAGGAGCTACACTACGCAAGCCTCAGCTTTCACGGGCTGAAGCCACGGAAGCCTGAGGACCAGGAGGCCAAAAGTACACATGTGTATGCAGAGATCAAGAAGACAAGCAAGTGA